Proteins from a single region of Haloarcula laminariae:
- a CDS encoding tRNA-dihydrouridine synthase — protein MFRPRVALASLSGEADADWARAVTDHVGCAFLGGIALDEATREAAREMTDRDRSEFLPEDPIAFVDTQLGALADAPLQAAFNVRSATLGPVERAAAVCRDRGAVLELNAHCRQAEMCAAGAGETLLRDPDALARQVRTAADAGAAVSVKVRAEVDGVALPDLARRIEDAGADAVHVDAMDSEPVVADIADATDLFVIANNGVRGRATAAEYFEYGADAVSVGRPSDDPEVLAAVREAANDWFSQEVTG, from the coding sequence ATGTTCCGCCCGCGGGTCGCCCTGGCGAGTCTCAGCGGCGAGGCCGACGCCGACTGGGCGCGGGCCGTCACCGACCACGTCGGCTGTGCCTTCCTGGGCGGCATCGCGCTGGACGAGGCCACGCGTGAAGCCGCCCGGGAGATGACCGACCGGGACCGCTCGGAGTTCCTCCCCGAGGACCCGATTGCGTTCGTCGACACACAGCTCGGCGCGCTGGCCGATGCGCCACTCCAGGCGGCGTTCAACGTCCGAAGCGCCACGCTCGGTCCCGTCGAACGGGCGGCCGCGGTCTGTCGCGACCGCGGCGCTGTCCTCGAACTGAACGCCCACTGCCGACAGGCGGAGATGTGTGCCGCCGGCGCCGGTGAGACGCTGCTGCGGGACCCCGACGCGCTGGCCCGGCAGGTCCGGACCGCCGCCGACGCCGGGGCCGCCGTCTCGGTGAAGGTCCGGGCCGAGGTCGACGGCGTCGCCCTTCCAGACCTCGCCCGCCGCATCGAGGACGCCGGCGCCGACGCGGTCCACGTCGACGCGATGGACTCGGAACCCGTCGTCGCCGACATCGCCGACGCGACCGACCTGTTCGTCATCGCGAACAACGGCGTCCGCGGCCGAGCGACGGCCGCGGAGTACTTCGAGTACGGCGCCGACGCCGTGAGCGTCGGCCGGCCGAGCGACGACCCCGAGGTGCTGGCGGCGGTCCGCGAGGCGGCCAACGACTGGTTCAGCCAGGAGGTCACCGGATGA
- a CDS encoding DUF447 domain-containing protein, producing MAAEWPAELAGVTESVVTTLGPNELYNVAALGLAEPDDEGRVTATTWGRTRTWRNFGERGEGYVQFTRDPMDFVEAALSVREESEPVLASADAWVRVGVERLDEGEDGGTQWVEWALVPEESETERRVVPTTNRGHAAVVEATVAASRLDVLAYDRETMLDRLRYFESVVETAGSERERAAFDRLRELVDAEW from the coding sequence ATGGCCGCCGAGTGGCCCGCCGAGCTGGCCGGCGTCACCGAGTCCGTGGTGACGACGCTCGGCCCGAACGAGCTGTACAACGTCGCCGCGCTGGGGCTGGCGGAGCCGGACGACGAGGGCCGGGTGACGGCGACGACCTGGGGACGTACCCGGACCTGGCGGAACTTCGGCGAGCGCGGCGAGGGGTACGTCCAGTTCACGCGGGACCCGATGGACTTCGTCGAGGCGGCGCTGTCGGTCCGCGAGGAGTCGGAGCCGGTGCTTGCCAGCGCCGACGCGTGGGTCCGGGTCGGCGTCGAGCGCCTCGACGAGGGCGAAGACGGCGGGACCCAGTGGGTCGAGTGGGCGCTCGTCCCCGAGGAATCCGAAACCGAGCGCCGCGTCGTCCCCACGACGAACCGAGGCCACGCCGCCGTCGTCGAAGCGACAGTCGCGGCCTCGCGGCTGGACGTCCTGGCCTACGACCGCGAGACGATGCTGGACCGGCTCCGGTACTTCGAGTCGGTCGTCGAGACGGCCGGGAGCGAGCGCGAACGGGCCGCGTTTGACCGGCTTCGCGAGCTGGTCGACGCCGAGTGGTAG
- a CDS encoding HD domain-containing protein translates to MTTIKDSVHDHIAVEGVAADLLETPPVQRLRRVKQLGTVTMVYPSANHTRFEHSLGVYHLADRALSHLGIEGRQAERVRAAALLHDVGHSPYSHNIEEIVHRKTGKYHDDVEELLDSGEVARVLADHDLSPSKVAGLVGGDGELGQLVSGELDVDRMDYLVRDAHHTGVPYGTIDHERLVRELRFVDGSLVLDEGNVQTAESLLLARALMNPTVYAHHVARIAKSMLRRGTDRLLAETDVTARELRRWDDCDLLVGLRNSDATSAYARRLSERDLFKRAVWAERQAVPDELLAADHEAVRELEREIADAANVAPPAVVLDIPDAPSMTESSSRVLVNGEIRRLSEQSTLVNAIRAAQTDQWRLGVYAPPADSERVGEAAVRELGLALDGTRIRDVRRGIHATLDEFN, encoded by the coding sequence ATGACCACCATCAAGGACAGCGTCCACGACCACATCGCGGTCGAGGGCGTCGCCGCCGACCTGCTGGAGACCCCGCCCGTCCAGCGGCTCCGCCGGGTCAAACAGCTGGGGACGGTGACGATGGTCTACCCTTCGGCCAACCACACCCGCTTCGAACACTCCCTTGGGGTCTATCACCTGGCCGACCGCGCGCTCTCCCACCTCGGCATCGAAGGCCGACAGGCCGAACGGGTGCGGGCGGCCGCCCTGCTGCACGACGTGGGGCACTCGCCGTACAGCCACAACATCGAGGAGATAGTCCACCGCAAGACAGGGAAGTACCACGACGACGTCGAGGAGTTGCTCGACAGCGGCGAGGTTGCGCGCGTACTCGCGGACCACGACCTCTCGCCGTCGAAGGTCGCGGGGCTGGTCGGGGGCGACGGCGAGCTCGGGCAGCTCGTCTCGGGCGAACTCGACGTCGACCGGATGGACTACCTGGTCCGGGACGCCCACCACACCGGCGTCCCCTACGGCACCATCGACCACGAGCGGCTGGTCCGGGAGCTTCGCTTCGTCGATGGGAGCCTGGTGCTCGACGAGGGGAACGTCCAGACGGCCGAGTCGCTGCTGCTCGCGCGGGCGCTGATGAACCCCACCGTCTACGCCCACCACGTCGCCCGCATCGCGAAGTCGATGCTGCGCCGCGGGACCGATCGGCTGCTGGCCGAGACCGACGTAACCGCCCGGGAACTGCGGCGGTGGGACGACTGCGACCTGCTGGTGGGGCTGCGGAACAGCGACGCCACCAGCGCGTACGCCCGGCGACTGAGCGAGCGGGACCTGTTCAAGCGGGCGGTGTGGGCCGAACGCCAGGCCGTCCCGGACGAGCTACTGGCGGCCGACCACGAGGCGGTCCGGGAGCTCGAGCGGGAGATAGCCGACGCCGCAAACGTCGCGCCGCCGGCCGTCGTCCTCGATATCCCCGACGCGCCCTCGATGACGGAGTCGTCCAGTCGCGTCCTCGTCAACGGGGAGATACGCCGGCTGAGCGAGCAGTCGACGCTGGTCAACGCGATTCGGGCCGCACAGACCGACCAGTGGCGCCTCGGCGTGTACGCGCCGCCGGCCGACAGCGAGCGCGTCGGCGAGGCGGCCGTCCGCGAGCTCGGGCTGGCCCTCGACGGGACCCGCATCCGCGACGTGCGGCGGGGAATCCACGCGACCCTCGATGAGTTTAACTGA
- a CDS encoding triphosphoribosyl-dephospho-CoA synthase, with translation MSDRTATQNAELALLLEVAGTPKPGNVDRRRDFDDLRFEHFMAGAVGARPGLALAADGEPVGRAFERAVAGMADQSAGNTQFGALLMLSPLVAAASDGDLTPSGADTVVRDTTVADAADFYRAFEYVDVAVDDPPDGMEPLDVRRGSEAVPTLEERGLTLFDVMTRSADVDGVAAEWVGEFGRVFDAAEWILADDGPVTDSASRAFVRLLAEEVDTFVVTRNGSDAAAEVQRRARAVLDGDEDAAALADELVERDINPGTTADLVAGALFVALERGLVV, from the coding sequence ATGAGCGACCGTACAGCGACCCAGAACGCCGAGCTCGCGCTCTTGCTGGAGGTCGCCGGGACGCCGAAACCCGGCAACGTCGACCGACGGCGGGACTTCGACGACCTCCGGTTCGAACACTTCATGGCCGGCGCGGTCGGCGCCCGACCCGGGCTGGCGCTGGCGGCTGACGGCGAGCCCGTGGGCCGGGCCTTCGAGCGGGCCGTCGCCGGGATGGCCGACCAGTCGGCCGGGAACACGCAGTTCGGCGCCCTGCTCATGCTTTCCCCGCTGGTGGCCGCCGCCAGCGACGGGGACCTGACGCCCTCTGGCGCGGATACAGTAGTCCGTGACACCACCGTCGCCGACGCCGCCGACTTCTACCGGGCCTTCGAGTACGTCGATGTGGCCGTCGACGACCCGCCCGACGGCATGGAGCCCCTGGACGTGCGCCGCGGGAGCGAGGCGGTTCCGACCCTGGAGGAACGCGGGCTCACGCTGTTCGACGTCATGACCCGGAGCGCCGACGTGGACGGCGTCGCCGCCGAGTGGGTCGGCGAGTTCGGACGCGTCTTCGACGCCGCGGAGTGGATATTGGCCGACGACGGGCCAGTCACCGACAGCGCCTCGCGGGCGTTCGTCAGGCTGCTGGCCGAGGAGGTCGACACCTTCGTCGTGACGCGCAACGGGTCCGACGCGGCGGCCGAGGTACAGCGCCGGGCACGGGCGGTGCTGGACGGCGACGAAGACGCCGCGGCGCTGGCCGACGAGCTGGTCGAGCGCGACATCAACCCGGGGACGACGGCCGACCTGGTCGCCGGCGCGCTGTTCGTCGCGCTCGAACGGGGGCTGGTCGTCTGA
- a CDS encoding universal stress protein, producing the protein MYDRILVPTDGSPSIATVADHARELSDVHGAELHALYVVDTGSFATLPVETTWEGVSGLMREEGEQAVDEFTEMVSDAPVETAIREGNPSREIVDYADEHDCDAIAMGTHGRGGIDRLLLGSVAERVIRTAPMPVVTVPVSEPEGERAES; encoded by the coding sequence ATGTACGACCGGATACTGGTACCGACGGACGGGTCACCCAGCATAGCGACAGTCGCCGACCACGCGCGGGAACTCTCCGACGTTCACGGGGCGGAGCTGCACGCCCTCTACGTCGTCGATACCGGCAGCTTCGCGACGCTTCCGGTCGAGACGACCTGGGAGGGCGTGTCGGGACTGATGCGGGAAGAGGGGGAGCAGGCGGTCGACGAGTTCACCGAGATGGTCAGTGACGCGCCCGTCGAAACCGCCATCAGGGAGGGAAACCCCAGCCGCGAAATCGTCGACTACGCCGACGAGCACGACTGTGACGCCATCGCGATGGGCACCCACGGCCGGGGCGGCATCGACCGGCTGCTGCTTGGCAGCGTCGCCGAGCGCGTCATTCGGACCGCGCCGATGCCGGTCGTGACGGTGCCGGTCAGCGAGCCCGAGGGCGAGCGGGCGGAGTCATAG
- a CDS encoding Mrp/NBP35 family ATP-binding protein, with protein MNEAEVRERLRDVEDPDLSDDIVTLGLVNSIEIDDEEIRIDLALGAPYSPTETGMANAVREALSDLDRRIDLSASVDRGVTEEEDPLPNVRNVIAVASGKGGVGKSTIAVNLAAGLSRLGARVGLFDADVYGPNVPRMLDADEAPQATEDDEIIPVEKYGMKLMSMDFLVGKDDPVIFRGPMVDNVLTQLWSDVLWGTLDYMIVDLPPGTGDTQLTMLQRVPVSGAVIVTTPQEVALDDARKGLKMFGRHETPVLGIVENMSSFVCPDCGGSHDIFGSGGGHEFADETDMPFLGEVPLDPAVREGGDSGEPLVLDDDSATGDAFREIAANTANMQGIIHRKRQSDSRTAGGETEQADDAEEERRPDQ; from the coding sequence ATGAACGAAGCCGAGGTGCGCGAGCGGCTCCGGGACGTCGAGGACCCGGACCTGAGCGACGACATCGTGACACTGGGGCTGGTCAACAGCATCGAGATAGACGACGAGGAGATACGCATCGACCTCGCGCTCGGTGCGCCCTACTCGCCCACGGAGACGGGGATGGCAAACGCCGTCCGGGAGGCGCTCTCGGACCTCGACCGGCGCATCGACCTCTCGGCGAGCGTCGACCGCGGCGTCACCGAGGAGGAAGACCCCCTGCCGAACGTCAGAAACGTCATCGCCGTCGCCTCGGGGAAGGGCGGCGTCGGCAAGTCGACCATCGCCGTCAACCTCGCCGCCGGCCTCTCCCGGCTTGGCGCTCGCGTCGGCCTCTTCGACGCCGACGTCTACGGGCCGAACGTCCCGCGGATGCTGGACGCCGACGAGGCCCCGCAGGCCACCGAGGACGACGAGATAATCCCCGTCGAGAAGTACGGGATGAAGCTGATGAGCATGGACTTCCTCGTCGGCAAGGACGACCCGGTCATCTTCCGCGGGCCGATGGTCGACAACGTCCTCACCCAGCTCTGGTCCGACGTGCTCTGGGGCACGCTCGACTACATGATAGTGGACCTGCCGCCGGGCACCGGCGACACCCAGCTGACGATGCTCCAGCGGGTCCCCGTCTCGGGGGCCGTCATCGTCACCACGCCGCAGGAAGTCGCCCTCGACGACGCGCGAAAGGGGCTCAAGATGTTCGGCCGCCACGAGACCCCGGTACTCGGCATCGTCGAGAACATGTCCTCGTTCGTCTGTCCCGACTGTGGGGGCAGCCACGACATCTTCGGCAGCGGCGGGGGCCACGAGTTTGCCGACGAGACCGACATGCCGTTCCTCGGCGAGGTGCCACTCGACCCCGCCGTCCGCGAGGGCGGCGACAGCGGCGAGCCGCTCGTGCTGGACGACGACAGCGCGACCGGCGACGCCTTCCGCGAAATCGCCGCCAACACCGCCAACATGCAGGGCATCATTCACCGGAAGCGTCAGTCCGACAGTCGGACCGCCGGGGGCGAGACGGAGCAAGCCGACGACGCCGAAGAGGAGCGCCGTCCCGACCAGTAG
- a CDS encoding CARDB domain-containing protein — protein sequence MKRAVAVSVALVGLLAVAVLTAGPSVAQPAPPNSYYGVAASEDGTTAPRGTTIVAVANGEIQDSIDVGSNGKYGSSEPGEKLRVDSDVDSTVTFHIDTVDGPQAAETDPNPESEVEELDLTFPDGSFDGSSTASTPTPTPTATPTSTPTPTPTPTPTPTPTPTPTETPASTETPTETATETATDTPSPTPSPTPTATITVTATAAPTEAGQSGTPESGTAARTGTGTGVLTVTNATLNRSELPVGGVVSVTATVENSGDAERTGTVSLSVDDTVVENTTVSLGAGETSEVQFQYRADRAGQFPVRVDSTTAGTLVVGDSGGLIPWGLIRAVLTFVVVPIALIYGVLKALAIYYGY from the coding sequence ATGAAGCGGGCCGTCGCCGTGTCGGTAGCGTTGGTCGGGTTGCTCGCTGTCGCCGTTCTGACCGCGGGACCGTCAGTCGCACAGCCCGCGCCGCCGAACTCCTACTACGGCGTGGCGGCGTCGGAGGACGGGACCACCGCCCCACGGGGAACGACAATCGTCGCCGTCGCCAACGGCGAGATACAGGACTCGATAGACGTGGGGTCGAACGGCAAGTACGGGAGCTCCGAGCCCGGCGAAAAGCTCCGGGTGGACAGCGACGTCGATTCGACGGTCACGTTCCACATCGACACCGTCGACGGGCCGCAGGCGGCGGAGACGGACCCGAATCCGGAGAGCGAAGTCGAGGAGCTCGACCTGACGTTCCCGGACGGCAGTTTCGACGGCTCGAGCACCGCATCGACCCCGACGCCGACTCCTACGGCCACGCCTACCTCAACGCCGACACCCACGCCCACGCCGACCCCGACGCCCACGCCGACCCCGACACCCACCGAAACGCCAGCGTCTACCGAAACGCCGACCGAGACAGCCACGGAGACAGCAACAGACACCCCCTCGCCGACGCCTTCCCCGACGCCGACAGCGACCATCACGGTGACGGCGACCGCCGCGCCGACCGAGGCCGGTCAGTCGGGGACGCCCGAGAGCGGAACGGCCGCCCGGACGGGGACAGGGACCGGCGTGCTGACTGTGACCAACGCGACGTTGAACCGGAGCGAGCTTCCGGTCGGTGGCGTCGTGTCGGTGACCGCGACCGTCGAAAACAGCGGTGACGCCGAGCGGACGGGGACGGTGTCGCTCAGCGTCGACGACACGGTCGTCGAGAACACAACGGTCTCGCTCGGGGCCGGCGAGACCAGCGAAGTACAGTTCCAGTATCGGGCGGACCGAGCGGGCCAGTTCCCGGTCCGCGTCGACTCGACGACCGCCGGGACGCTCGTCGTCGGGGACAGCGGCGGCCTGATTCCCTGGGGACTCATCAGGGCCGTACTCACGTTCGTGGTCGTTCCGATAGCGCTCATCTACGGCGTTCTCAAGGCGCTGGCTATCTACTACGGCTACTGA
- a CDS encoding protein-tyrosine phosphatase family protein produces the protein MNAHRFAPAAPDETFVYGACTPGWHSAAGRDEAIDDWVEFMRAEGIERVCCLLTGCQLDDRGAVLDHYAATFGEANVLHAPVRDHHLVPESVLVDEILPFLADSRAAEEPVVVHCLAGIGRTGQALAAWLVYNRDYGPRRAIETVREQGREPADAVQAGNATEDELLSLLSTVARL, from the coding sequence GTGAACGCACACCGATTCGCGCCCGCGGCCCCCGACGAGACGTTCGTCTACGGGGCCTGTACGCCGGGCTGGCATTCGGCCGCCGGCCGCGACGAGGCCATCGACGACTGGGTCGAGTTCATGCGAGCGGAGGGTATCGAGCGGGTCTGCTGTCTCCTGACTGGCTGCCAACTGGACGACCGTGGGGCCGTCCTCGACCACTACGCGGCGACGTTCGGCGAGGCGAACGTCCTGCACGCGCCGGTTCGTGACCACCACCTGGTCCCCGAGTCCGTGCTGGTCGACGAGATACTCCCGTTCCTGGCCGACAGCCGGGCCGCCGAGGAGCCCGTGGTCGTCCACTGTCTGGCCGGTATCGGCCGGACCGGGCAGGCGCTCGCCGCGTGGCTCGTCTACAACCGGGATTACGGTCCGCGGCGGGCCATCGAGACGGTCCGGGAGCAGGGGCGCGAGCCGGCCGACGCCGTCCAGGCGGGCAACGCCACCGAAGACGAACTGCTGTCGCTGTTGAGTACCGTCGCCCGCCTGTAG
- a CDS encoding amidohydrolase family protein codes for MIIEGTVLRGREFEPVEGRIVVEDGEITAVEEASVDGDAIVCPAFVNAHTHIGDSIAKEAGEGLTLEELVAPPDGLKHRLLRQADREELVSAMARSLSYMANSGTGAFLEFREGGVDGVEAIRAALEGSDLESVVLGRETTEAMEAADGFGASGANDADFAAERRATREAGKLFGIHAGEVDSADINPALDLDPDFLVHMVHAEALHMERVADSEIPVVVCPRSNCTTGVGQPPVEALAERTTVALGTDNVFLNSPSMFREMALTSQLYDLPAREILRMATVNGAEIAGLDGGLIEPGRPARLCVLDGDSDNLAGVRDPVRAVVRRAETADVERVVLAK; via the coding sequence ATGATTATCGAGGGAACCGTTCTCCGTGGTCGCGAGTTCGAGCCGGTCGAGGGTCGCATCGTCGTCGAGGACGGCGAGATAACGGCCGTCGAGGAAGCCAGCGTCGACGGCGACGCCATCGTCTGTCCGGCCTTCGTCAACGCCCACACCCACATCGGCGACTCCATCGCCAAGGAGGCCGGCGAGGGGCTCACCCTGGAGGAGCTAGTCGCCCCGCCGGACGGGCTGAAACACCGCCTCCTCAGGCAGGCCGACCGCGAGGAGCTGGTCTCCGCGATGGCCCGGTCGCTGTCGTACATGGCGAACTCGGGTACCGGCGCCTTCCTGGAGTTCCGGGAGGGCGGCGTCGACGGCGTGGAGGCCATCAGGGCGGCGCTGGAGGGGTCTGACCTGGAGAGCGTCGTCCTCGGCCGCGAGACGACCGAGGCGATGGAGGCGGCCGACGGCTTCGGCGCCAGCGGGGCCAACGACGCGGACTTCGCCGCGGAGCGGCGGGCGACCCGCGAGGCCGGGAAGCTCTTTGGCATCCACGCGGGCGAGGTCGACAGCGCCGACATCAACCCCGCGCTGGACCTCGACCCGGACTTCCTGGTCCACATGGTCCACGCCGAGGCGCTCCACATGGAACGAGTCGCCGACAGCGAGATACCCGTCGTCGTCTGCCCGCGGTCGAACTGCACCACCGGCGTCGGCCAGCCGCCGGTCGAGGCGCTGGCCGAGCGAACGACCGTCGCGCTGGGCACGGACAACGTCTTTCTCAACAGCCCCTCGATGTTCCGCGAGATGGCCCTGACCTCGCAGCTGTACGACCTCCCCGCCCGCGAAATCCTGCGCATGGCGACGGTCAACGGCGCCGAAATCGCCGGGTTGGACGGCGGGCTCATCGAGCCGGGCCGGCCGGCGCGCCTCTGCGTGCTGGACGGGGACTCCGACAACCTGGCCGGCGTCCGCGACCCGGTCCGAGCGGTGGTACGGCGGGCCGAGACGGCGGACGTCGAGCGGGTCGTCCTGGCGAAGTAG
- the cofD gene encoding 2-phospho-L-lactate transferase: MVTFLAGGTGTPKLLAGAGDVFAPDRTAVVANTGDDIELGGHLVCPDLDTMLFLDGGELDRETWWGIADDSAATHDELHRLAAAADLPTGPQYLPEAAQTAGRDIARHRRFSGVGEFMHIGDRDRAVHITRTSLLDAGRSLTEATRRLADAFGLERELLPMSDDPVATMIHTPKGPMHFQEWWVGRNGEPPVQDVEFRGGDRAAATPAVLDALDDPVVVGPSNPVTSLGPMLAVGGIREALADTPVVAVSPFVEDRVFSGPAADLMAGVGRDPSTTGVAEAYPFADAFVLDSDDGTELDRPVVRTDTALDTEADSDRVARAVADALAEVA; the protein is encoded by the coding sequence ATGGTTACGTTCCTCGCCGGCGGGACCGGGACGCCGAAGCTGCTCGCCGGCGCCGGCGACGTGTTCGCGCCCGACCGGACGGCGGTCGTCGCCAACACCGGCGACGATATCGAACTCGGCGGCCACCTCGTCTGTCCCGACCTCGACACGATGCTCTTTCTCGACGGCGGCGAACTCGACCGGGAGACCTGGTGGGGAATCGCCGACGACTCCGCGGCCACGCACGACGAACTCCACCGGCTCGCGGCGGCGGCCGACCTCCCGACGGGCCCCCAGTATCTCCCGGAGGCCGCACAGACCGCCGGCCGGGATATCGCCCGCCACCGGCGCTTCTCCGGCGTCGGGGAGTTCATGCACATCGGAGACCGGGACCGCGCGGTCCACATCACGCGCACCTCGCTGCTCGACGCCGGCCGCTCCCTGACCGAGGCGACCCGGCGGCTGGCCGACGCGTTCGGACTGGAGCGGGAACTCCTGCCGATGAGCGACGACCCCGTGGCGACGATGATTCACACGCCGAAGGGACCGATGCACTTCCAGGAGTGGTGGGTCGGCCGGAACGGCGAACCGCCCGTCCAGGACGTCGAGTTCCGGGGCGGCGACCGGGCGGCTGCGACACCGGCCGTCCTCGACGCCCTCGACGACCCCGTCGTCGTCGGCCCGTCGAACCCCGTCACCTCGCTCGGGCCGATGCTCGCCGTCGGCGGTATCCGCGAGGCGCTGGCCGACACGCCAGTGGTCGCAGTCTCCCCATTCGTCGAGGACCGGGTGTTCTCCGGCCCCGCCGCCGACCTGATGGCCGGCGTCGGGCGGGACCCGAGTACGACGGGCGTCGCCGAAGCCTACCCCTTCGCCGACGCGTTCGTCCTCGACAGCGACGACGGGACCGAGCTCGACCGCCCGGTCGTACGGACTGACACGGCGCTGGACACCGAGGCCGATTCGGACAGAGTTGCCCGTGCCGTGGCAGACGCGCTCGCGGAGGTGGCCTGA
- a CDS encoding 30S ribosomal protein S17e, which translates to MAIKPAYVKKTGRLIMEKYPDAFGADFEHNKEVVTEVTNIESKGVRNRIAGYVTRKYNRPVEA; encoded by the coding sequence ATGGCAATCAAACCCGCCTACGTCAAGAAGACAGGGCGACTCATCATGGAGAAGTACCCCGACGCCTTCGGTGCCGACTTCGAGCACAACAAGGAGGTCGTCACCGAGGTCACGAACATCGAGTCCAAGGGCGTCCGCAACCGCATCGCCGGCTACGTCACGCGCAAGTACAACCGCCCGGTCGAAGCGTAA
- the moaA gene encoding GTP 3',8-cyclase MoaA encodes MLEDDHGRAVSQVRVSLTDRCNFDCVYCHNEGLGDTRGPMAARDHEMGTDDVIRFLEVAREFDVEAVKFTGGEPMLRGDLAEIVRRTPDAMEVSMTTNGTFLPGRAPDLVDAGLDRVNVSQDAIDPEVFAEITESGAYERVVEGVEAALDAGLDPVKLNMVVFEPTAGYVPEMVDHVAANEGLRLQLIEYMPELVGRPEWAIDIGRVHDWLAERADRIETREMHDRKRYWVGAADGDGEGMVEIVDPVENADFCANCHRVRVTHDGKLKGCLNRTDDLRSMGEMTKAEIRETFRETVANRVPYYGEYMIEEGGEWVINEAYVDRGPVEMPADDD; translated from the coding sequence GTGTTAGAGGACGACCACGGGCGGGCGGTGTCACAGGTCCGCGTCTCCCTGACGGACCGATGCAACTTCGACTGCGTCTACTGTCACAACGAGGGGCTGGGGGACACCCGCGGACCGATGGCGGCCCGGGACCACGAGATGGGGACCGACGACGTCATCCGCTTTCTGGAGGTCGCCCGCGAGTTCGATGTCGAGGCCGTCAAGTTCACCGGCGGCGAGCCGATGTTGCGCGGTGACCTGGCGGAGATTGTCCGCCGGACGCCGGATGCGATGGAGGTGTCGATGACGACGAACGGGACGTTTCTCCCCGGCCGCGCGCCCGACCTCGTCGACGCCGGCCTCGACCGCGTCAACGTCTCTCAGGACGCCATCGACCCGGAGGTCTTCGCCGAGATAACCGAAAGCGGGGCCTACGAGCGGGTCGTCGAGGGCGTCGAGGCGGCCCTGGACGCGGGGCTGGACCCGGTGAAACTGAACATGGTCGTCTTCGAACCGACGGCGGGGTACGTGCCGGAGATGGTCGACCACGTCGCCGCGAACGAGGGGCTACGGCTCCAGCTCATCGAGTACATGCCCGAACTCGTCGGCCGTCCGGAGTGGGCCATCGACATCGGGCGGGTCCACGACTGGCTGGCCGAACGGGCCGACCGCATCGAGACCCGCGAGATGCACGACCGCAAGCGCTACTGGGTCGGAGCCGCGGACGGCGACGGCGAGGGGATGGTCGAAATCGTCGACCCCGTCGAGAACGCGGACTTCTGTGCCAACTGCCATCGCGTGCGCGTGACACACGACGGGAAGCTGAAGGGCTGTCTGAACCGCACCGACGACCTCAGGTCGATGGGCGAGATGACGAAAGCCGAGATTCGGGAGACGTTCCGGGAGACCGTCGCCAACCGGGTCCCGTACTACGGGGAGTACATGATTGAGGAGGGCGGCGAGTGGGTCATCAACGAGGCGTACGTCGACCGCGGGCCGGTAGAGATGCCGGCCGACGACGACTGA